The Naumovozyma dairenensis CBS 421 chromosome 1, complete genome genome includes a region encoding these proteins:
- the MRI1 gene encoding S-methyl-5-thioribose-1-phosphate isomerase MRI1 (similar to Saccharomyces cerevisiae YPR118W; ancestral locus Anc_3.451) — protein sequence MSLEAIKFNKSNPANVTVEVLDQLLLPYTTKYIPIHSIDDGYRVIKTMQVRGAPAIAIVGSLSVLLEIQLLQKESFTKSQWYYNLSNWNDVRSRFQDRLAFLLSSRPTAVNLSNALKEISTTLNKSDNIKAFDRSLFEFVKRLINDDLSNNKKMGDNGAKFLLDTLEKEGFKDEFAVLTICNTGSLATSGYGTALGVIRSLWEDSKTKSYPTNIKKKAKTTENSQSKMVHVYPLETRPYNQGSRLTAYELVQEQIPATLITDSSVAYRIQTSPVPIKAAFVGADRIVRNGDTANKIGTFQLAILCKQFGIKFFVVAPNTTIDNITQTGEDIIVEERHADEFRHVTGTAIDLNTNKPVLNEKEEPVSAKVGISPPQINVWNPAFDITTHAFIDGIVTEKGVFTKNADGEFELDKLF from the coding sequence ATGTCTCTAGAAGCTATAAAGTTCAATAAAAGCAATCCTGCTAATGTCACTGTTGAGGTCTTAGACCAATTATTACTTCCTTACACTACCAAATACATCCCAATCCACTCCATAGATGATGGTTATAGGGTTATCAAAACTATGCAAGTAAGAGGGGCTCCTGCCATTGCTATAGTAGGCTCCTTGTCTGTATTATTAGAAATCCAACTATTACAAAAAGAATCTTTCACCAAGTCACAATGGTACTACAACCTTTCGAACTGGAATGATGTACGTTCGAGATTCCAGGACAGATTAGCTTTTTTGCTAAGTAGTAGACCTACAGCTGTTAATTTGTCCAAtgctttgaaagaaatatcaaCTACCCTAAACAAATCTGATAATATAAAAGCATTCGATagatcattatttgaatttgttaaAAGATTAATTAACGATGATTtaagtaataataagaaaatggGTGACAACGGTGCAAAGTTTTTACTAGATACCTTAGAGAAAGAAGGTTTCAAAGATGAATTTGCAGTTTTAACCATCTGTAACACTGGCTCCTTAGCTACTTCAGGGTATGGTACCGCATTGGGTGTGATTCGTTCGTTGTGGGAGGATTCGAAAACGAAATCATATCCTACaaatataaagaagaaggcaAAAACAACTGAAAATTCTCAGTCCAAAATGGTCCATGTCTATCCGCTCGAAACCAGGCCATATAACCAAGGTTCAAGATTGACAGCATATGAGCTGGTTCAAGAACAGATCCCAGCAACCTTAATTACCGATAGTTCTGTTGCATATAGAATACAGACTTCTCCTGTTCCGATCAAAGCCGCATTTGTAGGTGCAGATAGGATTGTTCGTAATGGAGATACTGCCAACAAGATTGGTACATTCCAATTGGCCATTCTTTGTAAACAATTTGGTATCAAATTTTTTGTGGTTGCGCCAAATACCACAATTGACAATATCACACAAACTGGGGAAGATATTATCGTCGAAGAACGTCATGCCGATGAGTTTAGACATGTTACAGGTACAGCTATTGATTTGAACACTAATAAACCAGTCTTAAATGAAAAGGAGGAACCAGTGAGTGCCAAAGTTGGTATTTCACCTCCTCAAATCAATGTTTGGAACCCTGCCTTTGATATCACAACCCATGCCTTTATTGATGGAATAGTCACTGAGAAAGGAGTTTTTACAAAGAATGCTGATGgagaatttgaattagaTAAGTTATTTTAA
- the HOB2 gene encoding Hob2p (similar to Saccharomyces cerevisiae YPR117W; ancestral locus Anc_3.443) encodes MVELMGPTFWIWTEDTFVFLFFLIIFLITFQQLASLILRYAISKSSIPLDDFSFGLFLGNDIRNIYLASKTFQIRIGKLRFRLGWKPSISLHYVDIRFLNHDNAKHNQFSSKEKHSLRNDETFSFYIGGKILRILKFLLSITVFARRATVTLKDGTQFNVYLSSMSITQSPNEYFKVDLFLHRIINLKTEEKMNLLSYQIKCNIKQTIRIENDKETKISFTEWTSTAKLSGAHFLIPEYIVNTILNKNKNLKVDKSSNVLTEEYIKSFLRSIEYPIAMLTILDIKFENFTLSYKNSIRIDISSIQIYLESVDVLNTGTSLDVISSEKHTGKDYELSFSINTIVLDVHNKFNSRIPLINIILTTNLILAASESIPINQTTISCTTNIINPTFFTTSEHLTDIIKQYIDYLNHQKKPQQPLRVDKVTNNPLSLLDLNSLPNFLFQLTLSNFTSTLKLSNDDNIVFKIFNIQSLLSRNNGILPRTSKDLAPVRKDLTLYKTSSREQNSSNYIKIVGTNMSYLKMSSIPNETSISIPIFEQERSDMFFDEWSVSSIDIQGTLRHSHITLEDITVLNQVSIVFSELHYLLEELRKAKSEMEDVHRPPTSEITIKPKLNWSLKLRFKDTSFSLLVSNVLPKILDPADTDAFNLTSITRGTKIVLHESNLLLTPFEKHFGMSDASLFRIMDNLSNESVSDTILKLSNFSMSTDLNKKTIINLPVIEVKFDTNIIWLSFYISSIASHYLPQSKEVKNKKKNVTELMNNIDIEIGKLFVQLNLPEDVPLLLLIEDITYLSNRNILFIRLISSFVKSVYIKNSKVRVALMTVSDFEVDIKSLLGKEELNISTSLIQFHTEYHFRFYLIVDNFITMFKSFKQLKLAFSSLSEFQRLYPLPETPIKLPTIELTAEAVLIDIEEDPFEQELGLILKVGLLEQRERLQKLKELETRLAKLDNLGKDSSAGHFINRRNLNNVPHYRKKFENNYLQKLLEHFSTSWIARYRKAKLTFQGSKCYIRKNVKLMEEYYLFSSPSSSTTANLVVENLDLRLQKPSFPIDDYMNFLYKYGKGLPSDMLFTLLIVLGINVKTGLWELRLRDYPIPVISLPDTYTTGDVVLAEKMPEVFALNTVYVPFVPSATKESYAKTNSIYGSHIIRTINSVKTYFNLKSNVISSTPASVTWGKSLQPGYESLMMWFDFLTKPKLDPSQKLGFWDKFRFLVHGTWIYELSKQSEFHLNIKGSNDPYKITDDGAGLSFCWSGGTVMRLHDTDDPKEFLKIESKNFRLGVRDFTEANKFEKIYMRLSSQVVWKMGFLFEQGDITEPGIAKRTVPKRPHYDIQLIHPSHVTEIHDYDSYRGFRSAFIHLSFGVFSSGKSAQNCLYLAPNSLSHFMSWWNLFHIFTSGPIRQGPLFPDLIQNKTKFGRALFTIKYQLHLAPMTITHTYRHITAQYDINESNETGYIGLKGRFGSLKIDLHQRRIKLTHQNERLNRSKPVWKLKMSTGEIDCAEADIRIIATTFDKNAVKEIFNIGNYPTILQSLEDSTPIRDTLNLLQESDWYDQDDYVDLNQISSNSSLPLKLEAIPLLYSPRISYFRKINDNGYTVAYPFGGENSHRCLIGQNHPERTQEKLAQQRLNEIETEIEKVQENLAKMADNSSLPSKNKEALKRKKNLNLELKELHHRFHIVHNILKDLKLSEETPDSISASDSSRSSINDLQYIPSEVSGTSVNSCLLRTNTVESFVSMRRASTVQLESTFDNRFIIHNIQLKIDKKIRDHLLEYTTTMQERRSMEYAMTYKSMGILKKVLSNVLNHVKTSVEDPDSMGDDNDISNIEFIEQFEEIIREIPNESFDSVDNYLIRLISPQVQISSPCEPRATIILAARDVEVGIIDIIQVIGNSGKRIALDVDTVAETRYCAVSKDIQLFTLFQDDILLSPINSLHWNNNYGADKNSGKWPPWIPFEMCFDGSLLERHVFLRRRSMFCTLTVPNPLYISDKGITDISTDSKFRMGFPGLILTSTSQQYCAVFAICQDLLSFGSSFDEKVEKLSKILFAEEVRNNLDKFDASIVTNLQNNVRDLYYTRSFLKINDDRLFHRNSQRLNFEIQTNVLKLALLMTAIKKIMIWLISWKRVPQKKLRWLVGTDDLVWELYNEKTQPFITISLGSSTFSRSQNSAGFNSNSITISSLRCFNQQRDPAYVELIVPFESHIEYDKDIPLVQIFWAQGPPIGGISNLEKMVVSLQPIVFKMDHVTSEKLMNYLFPKIDSNVEIPESYILGNEDSVSPIISRNGSYTKLSPALASAKQMRDVDSWDLSSIHNLSNSPTPNSPTLVRKEPTRIPSSIFSKESIDEMVKRSSVYFNVGEITIKRTTMSVCYKGAHKLLTDVNDLIVNVPVLEYYNKLWSRDEFFAALKKDVIKIVLQHLGRIIGNKFIPHKKENKLKISMDISRILKSDAESEEKHLRDKRYPSSFESRPSISSSRKSNSHQLDSVEEDKDEDDIKPFYPSDT; translated from the coding sequence ATGGTAGAGCTAATGGGTCCGACATTTTGGATATGGACCGAAGATACGTTCGTTTTCTTATTCTTCCTTATTATATTTCTGATCACATTTCAACAGCTTGCTAGTCTAATACTAAGATATGCAATCTCAAAAAGTAGCATTCCATTAGACGATTTTTCCTTTGGGCTATTCCTAGGAAATGATATACGAAACATATATTTGGCCTCCAAGACATTCCAAATACGAATAGGCAAATTAAGATTTAGATTGGGTTGGAAACCGTCAATTTCATTACACTATGTTGATATACGTTTTCTGAATCATGACAATGCTAAACATAATCAATTTTCTAGCAAGGAAAAACATAGTCTTCGTAATGATGAGACATTTTCCTTTTATATTGGTGGCAAAATACTGCGcattttgaaattcctTCTCTCCATAACAGTATTTGCACGCCGTGCTACAGTTACTCTGAAAGATGGTACCCAATTCAACGTATATCTGTCATCAATGTCCATTACACAATCTCCAAATGAATACTTTAAAGTAGATTTGTTCCTTCACAGGATTATCAATCTTAaaactgaagaaaaaatgaatttattgagTTATCAGATAAAATGTAATATAAAACAGACTATTCGAATAGAAAATGACAAAGAAACGAAGATATCCTTTACAGAATGGACTTCGACAGCCAAACTCAGTGGTGCACATTTCCTTATTCCGGAATATATTGTCAATACTATTCTGAAcaagaataaaaatttgaaagtaGATAAATCTAGTAATGTACTGActgaagaatatatcaaatCCTTTCTAAGATCTATTGAATATCCGATTGCAATGCTTACCATATTAGAtataaaatttgaaaactttacACTAAGTTATAAAAACTCAATCCGCATTGATATATCCAGTATACAGATATATCTAGAATCAGTGGACGTTTTGAACACCGGTACTTCGCTCGATGTTATATCATCAGAAAAACACACAGGAAAGGATTACGAACTATCCTTCTCTATTAATACAATAGTCTTAGACGTACacaataaatttaattcaaGGATCCCGTTGATTAACATAATTTTAACAactaatttaattttggCAGCGTCAGAGAGTATACCAATCAATCAAACTACAATATCATGTACGacaaatatcattaatccAACTTTCTTTACTACTTCGGAACACTTGACTGacataataaaacaatacattgattatttaaacCACCAGAAAAAACCTCAACAGCCTTTACGGGTTGACAAAGTGACTAACAATCCCTTGTCGCTCTTAGATTTGAACTCCTTACCTAACTTCTTATTTCAGCTGACCTTATCTAATTTTACATCAACATTGAAACTCTCCAATGACGACAATATCGTATTTAAGATATTTAACATACAATCTCTTTTGTCTCGCAATAATGGAATTCTTCCTCGCACATCAAAAGATTTAGCGCCTGTTAGGAAGGACCTTACTTTATACAAAACCTCATCAAGAGAACAGAACTCTtcaaattatattaaaattgttGGCACAAATATGtcatatttgaaaatgtcaTCAATTCCAAATGAAACCTCAATCtcaattccaattttcGAACAAGAACGATCTGATATGTTCTTTGATGAATGGTCAGTTTCTTCTATAGATATTCAAGGAACTTTAAGACACTCGCATATTACGCTAGAAGATATCACCGTTCTAAATCAAGTATCCATTGTATTTTCAGAACTTCATTACCTTCTAGAAGAACTTCGAAAAGCAAAATCTGAAATGGAAGACGTCCATCGCCCTCCTACTTCTGAAATAACTATAAAACCTAAATTAAATTGGTCGCTAAAATTGAGATTTAAAGACACATCGTTCTCATTACTAGTTTCCAACGTTCTCCCCAAAATACTAGATCCAGCTGACACTGACGCCTTTAATCTAACAAGTATCACTCGTGGTACCAAAATTGTACTCCATGAGTCAAATTTATTGTTAACTccttttgaaaaacattTCGGAATGTCAGATGCTTCTTTATTTCGTATAATGGATAATCTCTCGAATGAAAGTGTTTCTGACACCATATTAAAACTATCAAACTTTTCTATGTCGACTGATCTgaataagaaaacaatcATTAATTTACCTGTGATTGAAGTTAAATTTGATACTAACATTATATGGTTGAGTTTTTACATCAGCAGCATTGCGAGTCATTATCTTCCACAAAGCAAAGAAGtaaagaataaaaagaaaaacgtTACAGAACTcatgaataatattgatattgagATAGGTAAACTTTTCGTTCAGCTGAATCTACCAGAGGACGTTCCATTATTGCTATTAATCGAAGACATAACCTATCTCTCCAATAGGaacatattatttattcgattaatttcatcttttgtGAAGTCagtatatattaaaaatagtAAAGTCCGTGTTGCTTTAATGACAGTGAGTGATTTTGAAGTTGATATTAAATCTTTACTTGGAAAGGAAGAGTTAAATATCTCAACGTCTCTGATACAATTCCATACGGAATACCATTTCAGGTTTTACCTTATCGTTGATAACTTTATTACAATGTTCAAGTCATTTAAACAACTTAAACTAGCATTTTCATCCTTGAGTGAGTTTCAAAGATTATATCCGTTACCAGAAACTCCTATCAAATTGCCAACAATTGAACTTACGGCTGAAGCAGTACTGATCGATATAGAGGAAGATCCATTCGAACAAGAGCTGGGattgattttgaaagttGGATTATTGGAACAGCGAGAGCGTCTACAAAAATTGAAGGAACTAGAAACAAGATTAGCGAAGTTAGACAACTTAGGGAAAGACTCTAGTGCCGGTCATTTCATAAACCGTAGAAACCTAAACAATGTACCGCATTATAggaagaaatttgaaaataattatctACAAAAACTGCTGGAGCatttttcaacttcttGGATTGCAAGATATAGAAAGGCCAAATTAACTTTTCAAGGTTCAAAATGTTATATCAGAAAGAACGTGAAACTAATGGAAGAATACtatcttttttcttcaccGTCGTCAAGTACAACAGCAAATCTCGTGGTCGAAAATCTTGATCTTCGATTACAAAAGCCATCATTTCCAATCGATGATTATATGAATTTCTTATACAAGTATGGGAAAGGACTACCGTCTGACATGTTGTTTACTTTACTTATTGTGCTGGGTATAAATGTAAAAACTGGTTTATGGGAACTAAGACTGAGAGATTATCCAATACCTGTCATTTCTTTACCGGACACATATACTACAGGTGATGTTGTCTTAGCAGAAAAGATGCCAGAAGTGTTCGCATTAAACACCGTATATGTACCATTTGTCCCATCCGCTACAAAAGAATCGTATGCGAAAACTAATTCGATATATGGCTCCCATATCATCAGGACAATAAACTCTGTTAAAAcatattttaatttgaaatcaaatgtTATTTCATCTACACCAGCATCAGTAACGTGGGGGAAATCATTGCAACCAGGTTATGAATCACTTATGATGTGGTTCGACTTCCTTACCAAACCTAAACTAGATCCGTCGCAAAAACTTGGTTTTTGGGATAAATTCAGATTTCTTGTTCACGGTACATGGATATATGAACTCTCAAAACAAAGTGAGTTTCATCTTAATATTAAGGGATCTAATGACCCATACAAAATTACAGATGATGGAGCTGGCCTCTCTTTTTGTTGGTCAGGTGGAACTGTGATGAGATTACATGATACCGATGACCCAAAGGAATTCTTAAAGATTGAGTCCAAGAATTTTCGGCTTGGTGTTCGTGATTTTACAGAAGCTAATAAGTtcgaaaaaatatatatgagGTTAAGTAGCCAAGTTGTTTGGAAGATGGGCTTCTTGTTTGAGCAAGGGGACATAACTGAACCAGGGATTGCAAAGAGGACAGTGCCAAAGAGGCCACACTATGATATACAATTGATACATCCTAGTCATGTAACGGAAATTCATGATTATGACTCGTACCGTGGATTTAGAAGTGCATTTATCCATCTTTCGTTTGGCGTCTTTTCTTCAGGAAAATCAGCACAAAATTGTCTTTATTTGGCACCTAATTCTCTTAGCCACTTTATGTCCTGGTGGAATTTGTTTCACATATTTACATCGGGACCAATACGACAAGGTCCTTTGTTTCCCGATCTAATTCAAAATAAGACAAAATTTGGTAGAGCATTATTTACAATAAAATACCAATTGCATTTGGCACCAATGACCATAACACATACATACCGACACATTACAGCACAATATGACATAAATGAAAGTAACGAAACTGGCTATATTGGTTTGAAAGGTAGATTTGGCTCTTTAAAAATTGACTTACACCAGCGTAGGATTAAGCTAACTCACCAGAACGAAAGATTAAACCGTTCCAAGCCTGTTTGGAAGCTAAAAATGAGTACTGGTGAAATAGATTGTGCAGAAGCTGATATCCGAATTATTGCGACAACTTTCGATAAAAACGCCGTGAAGGAGATATTTAATATAGGTAATTATCCAACTATTCTTCAAAGTTTGGAGGATTCTACCCCAATTCGCGACACGCTTAATCTACTGCAAGAATCGGACTGGTATGACCAAGATGACTATGTCGACCTGAATCAAATTTCATCCAATTCATCGTTACCTCTAAAATTGGAGGCTATTCCATTGTTATACTCACCTCGTATATCATACTTTagaaaaatcaatgataatGGCTATACTGTAGCATATCCATTTGGAGGTGAGAATTCGCATCGATGTTTGATTGGACAGAATCATCCTGAAAGAACCCAAGAAAAATTAGCTCAACAAAgattaaatgaaattgaaactgAAATCGAGAAAGTTCAAGAAAACTTAGCTAAGATGGCAGATAACTCATCTCTCCCTAGTAAAAATAAGGAAGCTCTTAAACGCAAAAAGAATCTAAACttagaattgaaagagTTGCATCATCGCTTTCATATAGttcataatattttaaaggaCCTGAAGCTTTCGGAGGAAACGCCAGACAGTATCTCTGCTTCTGATTCCAGTAGAAGCTCTATAAATGatcttcaatatattcCTTCAGAAGTCAGCGGTACGTCAGTAAATTCATGCCTTCTCAGAACAAATACAGTGGAATCATTTGTGTCAATGAGACGAGCTTCTACGGTCCAACTGGAATCAACATTCGACAATAGATTCATAATAcataatattcaattaaaaattgataaGAAGATTAGGGATCATTTGTTAGAATACACTACAACTATGCAAGAAAGACGGTCTATGGAATATGCTATGACTTATAAATCAATGGGCATTCTTAAAAAAGTTCTTTCAAATGTTTTAAACCATGTAAAAACTTCTGTGGAAGATCCAGATTCAATGGGGGATGACAATGATATTTCAAACATAGAATTCATCGAACAATTTGAAGAGATAATTAGGGAAATTCCTAACGAGAGTTTTGACTCAGTCGATAATTACTTAATAAGATTAATATCCCCTCAAGTTCAAATAAGTTCACCGTGTGAACCCCGAGCAACTATTATATTAGCAGCTAGGGATGTTGAAGTTGGGATCATTGATATAATTCAGGTAATTGGTAACTCAGGAAAAAGGATTGCGCTTGATGTGGATACAGTAGCTGAGACTAGATATTGTGCTGTTTcaaaagatattcaattgtttaCATTGTTTCAAGACGATATTTTATTGTCTCCAATAAACTCATTACATTGGAACAATAATTACGGAGCTGACAAGAATTCTGGGAAATGGCCTCCATGGATCCCCTTCGAAATGTGCTTTGATGGTTCACTTTTAGAAAGGCATGTATTCTTACGCCGAAGATCGATGTTCTGTACGCTTACTGTACCAAATCCACTCTACATCAGTGACAAAGGTATTACCGACATATCTACTGATTCTAAATTCCGTATGGGTTTCCCTGGCCTGATCTTAACTTCCACTTCACAGCAGTATTGTGCGGTTTTTGCAATTTGTCAAGATTTGCTCTCTTTCGGTTCAAGTTTTGACGAGAAAGTCGAAAAACTAagtaaaatattattcgCTGAAGAGGTTCGTAATAACCTAGATAAATTCGATGCCTCTATCGTGACTAATTTACAAAACAACGTCCGAGATTTATATTACACAAGATcgtttttgaaaataaatgatgATCGTCTTTTCCACCGGAACTCTCAAAGGTTGAACTTCGAAATACAAACGAACGTATTGAAATTAGCGCTTTTGATGACAgcaatcaaaaaaattatgataTGGTTGATAAGCTGGAAAAGAGTTCcccaaaaaaaattaaggTGGCTAGTGGGTACAGATGATTTGGTTTGGGAATTGTATAATGAAAAGACGCAGCCGTTCATAACAATAAGTCTTGGGAGTTCTACTTTTAGCAGATCACAAAATTCTGCCGGATTTAACAGTAATAGTATTACTATAAGCTCTTTGAGATGTTTTAATCAACAAAGGGACCCTGCATACGTCGAGTTAATCGTTCCGTTTGAAAGCCATATAGAATATGATAAAGATATTCCATTAGTACAGATATTTTGGGCCCAAGGGCCGCCCATTGGTGGTATATCTAACTTGGAGAAGATGGTTGTTTCTCTACAGCCTATTGTGTTCAAAATGGATCATGTTACTTCTGAAAAGCTTATGAATTACTTGTTCCCTAAAATTGATTCTAATGTAGAAATCCCTGAAAGTTATATCTTAGGAAATGAAGATTCTGTTAGTCcaataatatcaagaaaCGGTTCGTATACAAAACTTTCTCCAGCGCTAGCGTCTGCTAAGCAGATGAGAGATGTAGACTCTTGGGATTTGAGCAGTATTCATAACCTATCGAATAGTCCAACACCCAATAGCCCCACGCTAGTTAGGAAAGAACCAACTAGGATTCCAAGTTCAATATTTAGTAAGGAAAGCATCGATGAGATGGTCAAAAGGTCTAGTGTATATTTCAATGTTGGAGAAATAACGATTAAGAGAACGACGATGTCCGTTTGTTATAAGGGTGCACATAAATTGTTGACCGATGTAAATGATTTGATCGTCAATGTCCCCGTGCtagaatattataataaattatggTCTCGAGACGAATTCTTTGCTGcattgaagaaagatgTCATTAAAATCGTTTTGCAACATCTTGGAAGAATTATaggtaataaatttatacCACAtaagaaggaaaataaGCTAAAGATATCAATGGATATATCTAGAATATTGAAATCGGATGCCGAATCAGAAGAGAAACATTTGCGAGATAAAAGATATCCAAGCTCATTTGAGTCAAGGCCATCTATTAGTTCTTCCAGAAAATCCAATAGCCACCAATTAGATTCAGTTGAAGAAGACAAGGATGAGGACGATATAAAACCATTTTATCCATCGGATACTTAA
- the RRG8 gene encoding Rrg8p (similar to Saccharomyces cerevisiae YPR116W; ancestral locus Anc_3.440), which yields MIIPKNLYKRLLITSEDCSIDKMKQPISPSVLLTGFERWSGKRKKLYFRSNNEITSKVSNFNLRENIFANILSSPMRLDKVSRVKLPKELLIQLNITKHHTISTKKPLKLSAAVQNVGEGKSSYVLNNYKELSKLFKSAASWLPIPSSSSSNNYFNISDVHIDQNLLTEYKELLLKTVSDGLLGCVNTSNGSDNLQNLGLKEHVERAQASKLSRPEKNEFETGIKTLAKQENQTSQCQTEILITYEEGNKDAIYLKKQTDETKNGMLTVFNLGSTGTPELKKIATNLRLDKAPIVLNRMYNKDLIKNIFKMLSFFLN from the coding sequence ATGATTATACCGAAGAATTTATATAAGCGGTTGTTGATAACTTCGGAAGATTGTTCCATTGATAAAATGAAACAACCAATTTCTCCTAGTGTCCTTCTAACTGGTTTTGAAAGATGGTCAGGtaaaaggaagaaattatatttcCGGAGCAATAATGAGATAACGAGTAAGGTAAGCAATTTTAATCTGAgggaaaatatttttgctAACATCCTTTCTTCCCCGATGAGGTTAGATAAAGTATCTCGAGTTAAGCTGCCGAAAGAGTTATTAATACAATTAAATATCACAAAACATCACACCATTTCGACAAAGAAACCTCTCAAACTTTCTGCTGCTGTTCAAAATGTTGGAGAGGGCAAAAGTTCCTATGTTCTGaataattataaagaattaagtaaacttttcaaaagcGCTGCATCATGGTTACCAAttccatcatcatcttccaGTAACAActattttaatatatccGATGTCCATATAGATCAAAATCTGTTGACAGAGTACAAGGAGCTCTTACTGAAAACTGTGAGTGACGGATTATTGGGTTGTGTGAACACATCTAATGGTAGCgataatttacaaaatcTTGGACTGAAAGAGCACGTAGAAAGAGCCCAGGCAAGTAAACTGTCGAGACCGGAAAAGAACGAATTTGAGACGGGAATCAAAACTTTGgcaaaacaagaaaatcaGACTTCTCAATGCCAAACTGAAATTCTTATAACGTATGAAGAAGGAAATAAAGATGCCATATACTTAAAAAAGCAAACAGACGAAACTAAAAACGGAATGCTAACTGTTTTCAACCTGGGTAGTACCGGCACTCCAGAGCTGAAAAAGATAGCAACAAATCTCCGTTTAGATAAAGCTCCTATTGTATTAAACCGTATGTACAACAAAGATCTTATTAAgaacattttcaaaatgttgTCCTTCTTTCTCaactaa